From a region of the Sander lucioperca isolate FBNREF2018 chromosome 8, SLUC_FBN_1.2, whole genome shotgun sequence genome:
- the LOC116046706 gene encoding olfactory receptor 6N2-like: MDNELNVTYITFDGHVEVQKYRYLYFVIMFTAYILIICSNSTIVGIIVINKSLHEPMYIFIAALLINSLLFSTAIYPKLLIDFLSEKQIISYSACLFQWFIYYTLGISEFFLLAVMSYDRYLSICKPLQYPTIMRKTTVNMFLILAWILPVCQVSVGILLSANEKLCYFNLKGIICNSTVQKLHCGSSTVLNIYGLIVFVDAIPLPLLFILFTYTRIFIITYRSSREVRRKAAQTCLPHLLVLINFSCLSAYDVLLPRLEIDFPKTVRLIMSLQVILYHPLFNPIIYGLKMKEIYKHLKRLFCKRV; the protein is encoded by the coding sequence ATGGATAATGAATTAAATGTAACATATATAACTTTTGATGGGCATGTGGAAGTGCAGAAATACAGATATCTTTATTTTGTGATCATGTTTACAgcatatattctaataatttGCAGTAATTCCACGATTGTGGGCATCATAGTGattaacaaatccctccatgagcctatgtacattttcattgcagCTTTGTTAATCAACTCTCTTCTTTTCAGCACTGCTATCTATCCAAAGCTTTTGATTgactttttatctgaaaaacagATCATATCTTATTCAGCCTGTCTCTTTCAGTGGTTTATATATTACACTCTAGGCATTTCAGAATTCTTCCTGTTGGCAGTCATGTCTTATGACAGATATCTGTCTATATGTAAACCTCTGCAATATCCAACtataatgagaaaaacaactgtTAATATGTTCCTGATTTTAGCTTGGATTCTACCCGTGTGTCAGGTTTCAGTGGGAATATTACTGAGTGCTAATGAAAAACTCTGTTACTTCAATTTGAAAGGAATAATTTGCAACAGCACAGTTCAGAAACTTCACTGTGGGAGTTCAACAGTGCTGAATATATATGGCTTAATTGTTTTTGTAGATGCAATACCTCTCCCTCTACtctttatactttttacatacACCAGAATATTTATAATAACCTATCGAAGTAGTAGAGAAGTCAGGAGAAAAGCTGCACAGACCTGTTTACCCCACCTGTTGGTTCTGATTAACTTTTCCTGTTTGAGTGCATATGATGTACTTCTTCCTCGACTGGAAATTGATTTTCCCAAAACTGTACGTTTAATAATGTCTTTACAAGTTATTTTGTATCATCCTCTCTTTAATCCAATCATATATGgactgaaaatgaaagaaatatatAAACACCTGAAGAGGTTGTTCTGCAAAAGGGTCTAA